From Thermoplasmata archaeon, one genomic window encodes:
- a CDS encoding plasmid related protein — protein MEVITNASKESYDIVEGCLDKHLQGNWGDLCDDDKKMNDDALEQERNGLPTDRLFSMYSTDVGVIYVITEYDRSVTTILTPEDY, from the coding sequence ATAGAAGTTATCACCAACGCTTCAAAGGAATCTTACGACATAGTTGAAGGATGTCTTGACAAGCATCTCCAGGGGAACTGGGGGGATCTGTGCGATGACGACAAGAAGATGAACGACGATGCGCTGGAACAGGAACGTAACGGTCTGCCTACGGACAGATTGTTCAGCATGTACAGCACGGATGTCGGAGTGATCTATGTCATCACCGAATACGACAGGTCGGTTACCACGATCCTGACGCCGGAGGACTATTGA